A genomic stretch from Acidobacteriota bacterium includes:
- the secE gene encoding preprotein translocase subunit SecE codes for MANELAAGKEVAGKFGMYVKDVRAEMKRVTWPGKQEVYGTTVMVIITTFLFGFYFMICDEFFSRLVSYILNWGKSL; via the coding sequence TGAACTGGCAGCAGGTAAAGAGGTCGCTGGCAAGTTTGGCATGTACGTCAAAGACGTCCGTGCGGAAATGAAGCGGGTCACGTGGCCTGGCAAACAGGAGGTCTACGGCACGACGGTGATGGTGATCATCACTACTTTTCTGTTTGGATTCTACTTTATGATTTGCGACGAATTTTTCTCCCGTCTGGTTTCCTATATTCTGAACTGGGGGAAGTCGTTATAA